In Epinephelus moara isolate mb chromosome 9, YSFRI_EMoa_1.0, whole genome shotgun sequence, a genomic segment contains:
- the polm gene encoding DNA-directed DNA/RNA polymerase mu, with protein MVPLKRRKVSSSGAGNTGNTGSESKFPQVVLFLLERKMGASRRVFLSQLGRKRGFTVEELFSERVTHVISENNSGDEVRTWLASQVEGRVRTPAHLLDISWYTESMSAGRPVEVLDRHKLQEQQTDEEDVVEFSVPSYGCQRRTTLDNHNAVLTDALSLLAEKAELSDEEGRGVAFRRAAAVLKALPKPVTSMTQLRGLPCLGGHSLRVIKDILENGTSSEVESTKQSERFNALKVLTGIFGVGVKTAGRWIRDGIHNLQQLQASGQTLNRAQRAGLEHYDDLNQPVSKAEADTIGEIVEEAVASVLPGAQISLIGGFRRGKLTGHDVDFLITHPEEGREVGLMPKIVSWLESQGFLLYQKTTRNSYLESEDGPARPSSNMDRFERCFSIFKLSEEERQGAKQTDTENTPEDAFTPEALSQVKDDGLERTKPAGHKPWRAVRVDLVVSPISQFAFALLGWTGSKLFERELRRWAGHEKAMSLSSHALYDNKQNKYLRATSEEEIFAHLGLEYIPPTERNA; from the exons ATGGTGCCTTTAAAGAGGAGAAAGGTCTCATCCTCAGGTGCTGGGAACACTGGGAACACTGGGAGTGAGTCAAAGTTCCCTCAGGTTGTTTTGTTCCTGTTGGAGAGAAAGATGGGAGCCAGCCGAAGAGTCTTTCTGTCTCAGCTCGGCCGAAAGAGAGGATTCACAGTGGAGGAGCTGTTCAG TGAGAGGGTCACACATGTGATTTCTGAGAACAACTCTGGTGATGAGGTCAGGACGTGGCTCGCGTCACAGGTCGAAGGTCGAGTTCGAACACCTGCTCACCTGCTGGACATCAGCTGGTACACAGAGAGCATGTCAGCAGGACGTCCTGTTGAAGTACTGGACAGACACAAACTACAG GAGCAGCAGACTGATGAAGAGGATGTTGTGGAGTTTTCTGTGCCGAGCTACGGCTGTCAGAGGAGGACCACCCTGGACAACCACAACGCCGTCCTCACT GATGCTCTGTCGCTGCTCGCTGAAAAAGCTGAGCTCAGTGACGAGGAGGGACGAGGTGTCGCGTTCCGACGGGCCGCCGCCGTGTTGAAGGCCCTCCCTAAACCGGTGACGAGCATGACGCAGCTCAGAGGGCTTCCCTGTCTCGGAGGACATTCGCTGAGAGTCATCAAA gacattttggaaaacgGAACATCGAGTGAAGTTGAATCTACGAAGCAGTCTGAGCGGTTTAACGCGCTGAAG GTTCTAACAGGTATTTTTGGAGTCGGAGTAAAAACAGCAGGACGTTGGATCAGAGACGGGATACACAACCTGCAACAGTTACAGGCCTCAGGTCAAACACTCAACCGAGCGCAGCGAGCAG GTCTGGAGCACTACGATGACCTGAACCAGCCGGTCAGTAAGGCGGAGGCTGACACCATCGGAGAGATCGTGGAGGAAGCTGTCGCCTCTGTGTTACCAGGAGCACAGATCTCTCTGATTGGAGGATTCAGACG AGGAAAGCTGACGGGCCATGACGTGGACTTCCTGATAACACACCCAGAGGAGGGCCGAGAGGTCGGACTGATGCCGAAAATCGTCTCCTGGTTGGAATCACAG ggTTTCCTGTTGTACCAGAAGACTACGAGAAACTCTTACCTGGAGTCTGAGGACGGTCCGGCTCGGCCCTCCTCCAACATGGACCGCTTTGAGAGGTGTTTCTCCATCTTTAAACTGTCCGAAGAGGAGAGACAAGGAGCAAAGCAGACGGACACAGAGAACACACCTGAGGACGCGTTCACTCCTGAAGCCCTGTCGCAGGTTAAAGATGACGGACTGGAGCGGACCAAACCTGCCGGACACAAACCCTGGAGAGCTGTGAGAGTCGACCTGGTGGTGTCTCCCATCAGCCAGTTTGCTTTTGCTCTGCTGGGCTGGACCGGCTCCAAG TTGTTTGAGAGGGAGCTGCGACGCTGGGCGGGACACGAGAAGGCCATGTCTCTGAGCAGCCACGCTCTGTACGATAACAAACAG AATAAATATCTGAGAGCGACGTCAGAGGAGGAGATATTTGCTCACCTGGGTCTGGAGTACATTCCTCCGACAGAGAGAAACGCCTGA